The Oceanicaulis sp. nucleotide sequence CTCGCCGGAAACCGACGCGCCGCTGCGCCATGTCGAGTTCGTTAATCTCGGCCCCGGCGAAGTGCTGGCGGTGATGGTCACCGAGACCGGCCAGGTCGAAAACCGGCTGATGAAGGCGCCGTCCGGCCTGCCGCCGGCGGCGCTGATCGAGGCGGGCAATTTCCTTTCCGCGCGGCTGCGCGGCCGGACGCTGGCCGAAGCGCTGAAAGAAATCGGCGCAGAGATCGCGGAGAAGCGCGCCCAGCTCGACGGCGCGGCGGCGAGCCTGATCGAACAGGGGCTTGCGGACTGGGGCGGGCCGGACAATCGCAATCTGATCGTGCGCGGCCAGGCGCGCCTTCTTGAAAGCGTGCAGGCGGTCGAGGACCTCGAACGCGTCCGCCTGCTGTTCGACGACATCGAACGCAAGGAAGGCCTGCTCGCGCTTCTGGACGAGGCCCGGGCCGGTCAGGGCGTGCGCCTGTTCATCGGCTCGGAAAACCCGCTGTTTTCGCTGTCGGGATCGAGCGTCATCGTCGCGCCCTATCGCGACCGGGAGAACCGGATCATCGGCGCGATCGGCGTGATCGGCCCGACCCGATTGAACTATGCGCGCGTCATTCCGCTGGTCGATTACACCGCCCAGGTCGTCGGCCGGCTGATCGGCGCGCCGCGCTGACCCTTGACGTTTGAGCTTTGCGACTTGATCTAGCCAGCCATGACCCAGGACCGTTCGAATTCCGAAACCCGCGCGGACGCGCAAACCGAAGACCCCGCGGCCAGCGAGGCGGCGCGCACCGGCGCGGATGCGCCCCTGCCGCCTGAAGACACGCCCGAAGGCCCGGTCGGCGCGGACGCCGATCCCGAAGCCCCCGTCGAGGACGCGGCCGCCGCGGGCGCCGCGCCCGACCCGGCCGAGGAGGCCGGCAAGCTGAGAGACCAGCTGCTGCGTGCGCTGGCCGAAGTGGAGAACACCAAGAAGCGCGCCGCGCGTGACGTGAAGGACGCCCGCGAATACGCCGTGGCCGGTTTCGCGCGCGACATGCTGGACGTGGCCGACAATCTTTCCCGCGCGCTTCAGAGCGTGTCGGACGAAGCGAAGCAAAGCGCCGGCCCGGCGCTTCAGACGCTTCTTGAAGGCGTCGAGCTGACCGAACGGCGGCTGTCGAGCGCGCTTGAACGCCACGGGGTGAAGAAGGTCGAGCCCAGGCCCGGCGATCCCCTCGACCCCAACCGTCACCAGGCCGCCGCCCAGGTCCCTGCCGATCAGCCCAAGGGCGCGATCGCCCACGTGATGCAGCCCGGCTACGTCATCGGCGAGCGCACCTTGCGCGCGGCGATGGTCGTGGTCAGCGCCGGGCCGGCCGAGGGCGGCGAGAAAGCGCCTCAGGACAAGCCCGAGCCGCCGAAAACCGGCGGCGGGGTGGATGTCAGCGCCTAGACATTTTGCAAACGCCTGCAACAAGGGCGGCCCGGCGGGCCGCCCTTTTCGATTCTGCCGGGGTTCGGAACCTAGATCGATTTCGGTCGATTCTGATCGCCCGATATCGCCCCAGGTCTGTGTATTATCGCCTTTTCGAACCGCGAAACCGGTTCCCACTTTCGCTGAAAAGCCTCTAGCGGCGCGGCGCGGTGCGCGGCTCGCCGTTCTGCCAGTAGGTGGCGCCGTTGCGGTAGTCCTCGTACCAGTACCGGCCTGAATACTGGTCGTAGTACAGGTCCGAATGGTTCGGGTTGTTGC carries:
- the hrcA gene encoding heat-inducible transcriptional repressor HrcA encodes the protein MYETPRSPSLAELDQRSRRIFRELVETYLSTGEPVGSRTLSKLPGLGLSPASIRNTMADLASAGLLTAPHSSAGRLPTHAGLRLFVDGLLQIGDLESGERKDIEDRVAAAGRRPEEVLSEASTLLSGLAGGAGLVASPETDAPLRHVEFVNLGPGEVLAVMVTETGQVENRLMKAPSGLPPAALIEAGNFLSARLRGRTLAEALKEIGAEIAEKRAQLDGAAASLIEQGLADWGGPDNRNLIVRGQARLLESVQAVEDLERVRLLFDDIERKEGLLALLDEARAGQGVRLFIGSENPLFSLSGSSVIVAPYRDRENRIIGAIGVIGPTRLNYARVIPLVDYTAQVVGRLIGAPR
- the grpE gene encoding nucleotide exchange factor GrpE; this encodes MTQDRSNSETRADAQTEDPAASEAARTGADAPLPPEDTPEGPVGADADPEAPVEDAAAAGAAPDPAEEAGKLRDQLLRALAEVENTKKRAARDVKDAREYAVAGFARDMLDVADNLSRALQSVSDEAKQSAGPALQTLLEGVELTERRLSSALERHGVKKVEPRPGDPLDPNRHQAAAQVPADQPKGAIAHVMQPGYVIGERTLRAAMVVVSAGPAEGGEKAPQDKPEPPKTGGGVDVSA